A single window of Ignavibacteriota bacterium DNA harbors:
- a CDS encoding haloacid dehalogenase-like hydrolase produces the protein MKNLTEYKNKIINKLRPNLKEAILELEMKNICDDEKIAVFDLDNTLINGDIGDSLYCYLKSTGHEFDYKWSDYQAMLARKDYQNSYCDIITTMKGLNISTVYNAAKHLISTNSEIICFSEDGIEYEFPVPTPIPEMQILVTYLKISGWKVGVISASYHIAVKAVCESLFNLNPQFIRGVRTEIEVTEKYEDLITDIIKGTVTYRQGKADVFQELFGEGVKPLISAGDSHGDIELLNLTSQNGLIILCGKSLSNINFLKSKIESNAKFVDFQVS, from the coding sequence ATGAAAAATTTAACAGAATATAAAAATAAAATTATCAATAAATTAAGACCTAATCTCAAAGAAGCAATTTTGGAGTTAGAAATGAAAAACATCTGTGACGATGAAAAGATTGCAGTTTTTGATTTGGATAACACATTGATAAACGGCGATATTGGTGATTCTCTATACTGCTATTTGAAGTCAACAGGTCATGAGTTTGATTATAAATGGTCGGATTATCAGGCTATGCTTGCAAGAAAAGATTATCAAAATTCATACTGTGATATAATTACAACAATGAAAGGATTGAATATTTCAACTGTATACAATGCGGCAAAGCATTTGATTTCAACTAATTCAGAAATAATTTGCTTTTCGGAAGATGGAATTGAATATGAATTTCCTGTTCCTACACCAATCCCTGAAATGCAGATTTTAGTTACTTATCTAAAAATTTCAGGATGGAAAGTCGGAGTCATATCAGCAAGTTATCATATAGCAGTTAAGGCAGTATGCGAGAGCTTGTTCAATCTAAATCCTCAATTTATCAGAGGTGTACGTACAGAAATCGAAGTAACAGAAAAATATGAAGATTTAATAACCGATATAATCAAAGGAACTGTTACTTACAGGCAGGGCAAGGCTGATGTATTTCAAGAATTATTCGGAGAGGGCGTGAAGCCACTGATTTCAGCAGGCGATTCCCATGGCGATATTGAGCTGCTCAACCTGACATCGCAAAATGGTCTAATAATTTTGTGCGGTAAATCTTTATCAAATATAAATTTTTTGAAATCAAAAATTGAAAGTAATGCAAAATTTGTTGATTTTCAAGTATCTTAG